Proteins from one Malaya genurostris strain Urasoe2022 chromosome 2, Malgen_1.1, whole genome shotgun sequence genomic window:
- the LOC131431030 gene encoding clavesin-1 isoform X3, which yields MPDSAGIKHTINLDSDLPAKIAEIARRQGEDPEKTCLLLQELRDMVYERGDCEPHRLDDDFLIKFLRARFWKVENAYKLMCRYYEFRENNVELHENVNPMTLRSLGDDNIITISPYRDQEGRRVLFFKFGNWRPSKVPMNDLLKATLLMLEVGSLEPVSQVVGGVGIMDLEGLSLNHAWYMSPTVAQKVIALLVTCMPVRTTAIHIVNQGWVFDTVFQMFKPLLNDRMRERLYFHGTDRASLHKYIDPEYLPERYGGTKPEFPYTYWLDHLCKNERVVRELEQLGYVAEAESEE from the exons ATGCCGGACAGTGCAGGTATTAAACATACGATCAACTTGGACTCGGACCTTCCAGCGAAAATTGCGGAAATTGCTCGAAGACAAGGCGAAGACCCGGAGAAAACATGTCTTCTACTGCAGGAGCTCCGAGATATGGTTTACG AAAGAGGCGACTGTGAACCCCACCGATTGGATgatgattttttgataaaatttctcAGAGCAAGATTTTGGAAAGTTGAAAATGCTTATAAATTG ATGTGCCGCTACTACGAATTTCGTGAGAACAATGTAGAACTACACGAGAACGTTAATCCGATGACTCTGAGATCGCTGGGAGATGATAACATCATTACAATATCACCTTACCGCGATCAGGAAGGCCGTagagttttgtttttcaaattcgGTAACTGGAGACCATCGAAAGTTCCTATGAATGATTTGCTTAAAGCTACTTTGCTAATGTTGGAAGTTGGTTCGTTGGAACCCGTATCGCAAGTAGTCGGTGGAGTTGGTATTATGGATTTGGAAGGATTATCTTTAAACCATGCTTGGTATATGAGtccaacagttgctcagaaagttATTGCTTTGTTGGTG ACATGTATGCCCGTTCGTACGACAGCAATTCACATCGTTAACCAGGGATGGGTATTTGATACAGTGTTTCAGATGTTTAAACCATTGTTGAATGATCGGATGCGTGAGCGGTTGTACTTCCATGGCACGGATCGTGCTTCGCTGCACAAATATATAGATCCGGAGTATTTACCAGAACGTTATGGAGGTACAAAACCGGAATTCCCTTACACTTACTGGTTGGATCATTTGTGCAAAAACGAACGCGTTGTTCGTGAGTTGGAGCAGCTGGGTTACGTAGCGGAAGCGGAGAGCGAGGAATAA
- the LOC131431037 gene encoding uncharacterized protein LOC131431037: MKVTIFLIAGFLAVSAEIHINLNPLQLPSFESNTIQEEPLWLHILPKNPLKVIEIIIHHSSKTIETDRLSIDLHLDNIITKTQNILINSNQDIEELIHKANQTIDIGKYNKSECFTEISWRLQQISYDSIQYTKTCYGSFIGRINDLRISVTEHIYSFVGKINEIQRIMETCTTNQTGLVSQVKCLLHHIDDIIRIVSKIGMDSKELIVSILQEVALLSKNTEHCLLTVVEQSRKDLNLLLTDVYKCLHHEKLSSAS, translated from the exons ATGAAAGTGACAATTTTTCTTATCGCTGGTTTCTTGGCTGTTTCCGCAGAAATTCATATAAACTTAAATCCGCTTCAGCTTCCGTCGTTCGAATCAAACACAATTCAGGAGGAACCATTATGGCTCCATATACTTCCTAAAAACCCTTTGAAAGTCATCGAGATTATCATTCACCACAGTTCCAAAACCATCGAAACAGATCGTCTTAGTATTGATTTGCACCTTGACAATATAATCACAAAAACgcaaaatattttgattaaCTCCAATCAAGATATCGAGGAACTCATTCATAAGGCGAATCAAACTATAGATATTGGTAAATATAATAAATCTGAATGCTTCACCGAGATTTCTTGGCGCTTACAACAAATCAGTTATGATTCCATCCAATACACCAAAACATGttacggtagctttattggtcGAATCAATGATTTACGGATAAGTGTAACGGAACATATTTATTCTTTTGttggaaaaataaatgaaattcaacGGATAATGGAAACTTGTACAACGAATCAAACTGGTCTAGTATCTCAAGTGAAGTGTTTACTGCATCAT attgACGATATTATAAGGATCGTTTCGAAAATCGGAATGGATTCCAAGGAATTAATCGTTAGTATACTTCAGGAAGTGGCTTTGCTTAGTAAAAATACAGAGCACTGTCTATTGACTGTAGTTGAACAATCGCGGAAGGATTTAAATCTATTACTGACGGATGTTTATAAGTGTTTACATCATGAAAAATTGTCATCAGCTTCCTAG
- the LOC131431036 gene encoding alpha-tocopherol transfer protein-like isoform X1 produces the protein MPEKGEMQSSADHKTPAENEVKPPKLDSMMETSVGSELLFPCDDEKKKMKINELRRLVENCDDFVRRSDDLFLCRFLNCCDWDVQEAFQRMAKLFKLKHEHPNWFIDRPIANYQELLNRNIKFVLDKRDKNGRRIFVSKMCNIDINVTAATDLAHLDELWCEFMLNDLKTQENGISCLIDMSGLSIKSLGYLTPSNIRVATQKMDLLPVKNMEFYVINSSMFLNAAVAILYPMLSKHIKDRVHFHYSDWDSLHAHLGKEALPAIYGGTHGKDFNYEMLIKQLLDLEEHYDSLLRFGFELKPHVDSTKYTKLFQNIDKMKSGKRKSKSKKEVELVVE, from the exons ATGCCTGAGAAGGGAGAGATGCAGTCATCAGCTGATCATAAAACACCtgcggaaaacgaagtgaaACCACCAAAGCTCGATTCGATGATGGAAACTTCCGTGGGTTCGGAACTATTATTTCCTTGTGATGATgagaaaaagaaaatgaaaatcaatgaGCTACGAAGGCTAGTCGAAA ACTGTGATGACTTTGTACGTCGAAGTGATGATCTGTTTCTTTGTCGGTTCTTGAATTGCTGTGATTGGGACGTGCAGGAAGCGTTCCAGCGAATGGCTAAGCTGTTCAAACTGAAG CACGAACACCCAAATTGGTTCATCGATAGGCCGATAGCTAATTACCAAGAACTGCTGAACCGGAACATAAAATTCGTCTTGGACAAACGGGATAAAAACGGTCGGCGTATCTTTGTCAGCAAAATGTGCAATATCGATATCAATGTAACGGCTGCCACCGATTTAGCCCATCTGGATGAGTTGTGGTGCGAGTTCATGTTGAATGATTTGAAAACCCAAGAAAACGGAATTTCCTGCTTAATCGATATGAGTGGATTGTCGATCAAGAGTCTGGGTTATCTTACTCCTTCCAACATAAGAGTGGCAACGCAGAAAATGGATCTCCTACCGGTTAAAAATATGGAATTTTACGTCATCAATTCATCCATGTTCCTTAACGCTGCCGTTGCAATCCTATATCCAATGTTAAGTAAGCATATCAAAGATCGGGTTCACTTTCATTATTCGGATTGGGACTCACTACATGCTCATCTAGGAAAGGAGGCTCTTCCGGCCATATATGGTGGAACACATGGGAAGGATTTCAACTACGAGATGCTGATCAAACAGTTGTTAGATTTAGAAGAGCACTACGACAGTTTACTGAGGTTCGGTTTCGAACTCAAACCGCATGTGGACTCAACCAAATACACTAAGTTGTTTCAAAACATCGATAAGATGAAATCTGGTAAAAggaaaagtaaaagtaaaaaagAAGTTGAGCTTGTTGTTGAGTGA
- the LOC131431030 gene encoding clavesin-1 isoform X2: MFKKKIISKQKVVNRPILPKGDHLWKPPPIDRRMPDSAGIKHTINLDSDLPAKIAEIARRQGEDPEKTCLLLQELRDMVYERGDCEPHRLDDDFLIKFLRARFWKVENAYKLMCRYYEFRENNVELHENVNPMTLRSLGDDNIITISPYRDQEGRRVLFFKFGNWRPSKVPMNDLLKATLLMLEVGSLEPVSQVVGGVGIMDLEGLSLNHAWYMSPTVAQKVIALLVTCMPVRTTAIHIVNQGWVFDTVFQMFKPLLNDRMRERLYFHGTDRASLHKYIDPEYLPERYGGTKPEFPYTYWLDHLCKNERVVRELEQLGYVAEAESEE; this comes from the exons AAAATCATATCTAAACAAAAGGTCGTGAATCGACCGATATTGCCGAAAGGTGATCACTTGTGGAAACCACCACCGATCGATCGTAGGATGCCGGACAGTGCAGGTATTAAACATACGATCAACTTGGACTCGGACCTTCCAGCGAAAATTGCGGAAATTGCTCGAAGACAAGGCGAAGACCCGGAGAAAACATGTCTTCTACTGCAGGAGCTCCGAGATATGGTTTACG AAAGAGGCGACTGTGAACCCCACCGATTGGATgatgattttttgataaaatttctcAGAGCAAGATTTTGGAAAGTTGAAAATGCTTATAAATTG ATGTGCCGCTACTACGAATTTCGTGAGAACAATGTAGAACTACACGAGAACGTTAATCCGATGACTCTGAGATCGCTGGGAGATGATAACATCATTACAATATCACCTTACCGCGATCAGGAAGGCCGTagagttttgtttttcaaattcgGTAACTGGAGACCATCGAAAGTTCCTATGAATGATTTGCTTAAAGCTACTTTGCTAATGTTGGAAGTTGGTTCGTTGGAACCCGTATCGCAAGTAGTCGGTGGAGTTGGTATTATGGATTTGGAAGGATTATCTTTAAACCATGCTTGGTATATGAGtccaacagttgctcagaaagttATTGCTTTGTTGGTG ACATGTATGCCCGTTCGTACGACAGCAATTCACATCGTTAACCAGGGATGGGTATTTGATACAGTGTTTCAGATGTTTAAACCATTGTTGAATGATCGGATGCGTGAGCGGTTGTACTTCCATGGCACGGATCGTGCTTCGCTGCACAAATATATAGATCCGGAGTATTTACCAGAACGTTATGGAGGTACAAAACCGGAATTCCCTTACACTTACTGGTTGGATCATTTGTGCAAAAACGAACGCGTTGTTCGTGAGTTGGAGCAGCTGGGTTACGTAGCGGAAGCGGAGAGCGAGGAATAA
- the LOC131431030 gene encoding clavesin-1 isoform X1: MTVGRIKKKIISKQKVVNRPILPKGDHLWKPPPIDRRMPDSAGIKHTINLDSDLPAKIAEIARRQGEDPEKTCLLLQELRDMVYERGDCEPHRLDDDFLIKFLRARFWKVENAYKLMCRYYEFRENNVELHENVNPMTLRSLGDDNIITISPYRDQEGRRVLFFKFGNWRPSKVPMNDLLKATLLMLEVGSLEPVSQVVGGVGIMDLEGLSLNHAWYMSPTVAQKVIALLVTCMPVRTTAIHIVNQGWVFDTVFQMFKPLLNDRMRERLYFHGTDRASLHKYIDPEYLPERYGGTKPEFPYTYWLDHLCKNERVVRELEQLGYVAEAESEE; the protein is encoded by the exons AAAATCATATCTAAACAAAAGGTCGTGAATCGACCGATATTGCCGAAAGGTGATCACTTGTGGAAACCACCACCGATCGATCGTAGGATGCCGGACAGTGCAGGTATTAAACATACGATCAACTTGGACTCGGACCTTCCAGCGAAAATTGCGGAAATTGCTCGAAGACAAGGCGAAGACCCGGAGAAAACATGTCTTCTACTGCAGGAGCTCCGAGATATGGTTTACG AAAGAGGCGACTGTGAACCCCACCGATTGGATgatgattttttgataaaatttctcAGAGCAAGATTTTGGAAAGTTGAAAATGCTTATAAATTG ATGTGCCGCTACTACGAATTTCGTGAGAACAATGTAGAACTACACGAGAACGTTAATCCGATGACTCTGAGATCGCTGGGAGATGATAACATCATTACAATATCACCTTACCGCGATCAGGAAGGCCGTagagttttgtttttcaaattcgGTAACTGGAGACCATCGAAAGTTCCTATGAATGATTTGCTTAAAGCTACTTTGCTAATGTTGGAAGTTGGTTCGTTGGAACCCGTATCGCAAGTAGTCGGTGGAGTTGGTATTATGGATTTGGAAGGATTATCTTTAAACCATGCTTGGTATATGAGtccaacagttgctcagaaagttATTGCTTTGTTGGTG ACATGTATGCCCGTTCGTACGACAGCAATTCACATCGTTAACCAGGGATGGGTATTTGATACAGTGTTTCAGATGTTTAAACCATTGTTGAATGATCGGATGCGTGAGCGGTTGTACTTCCATGGCACGGATCGTGCTTCGCTGCACAAATATATAGATCCGGAGTATTTACCAGAACGTTATGGAGGTACAAAACCGGAATTCCCTTACACTTACTGGTTGGATCATTTGTGCAAAAACGAACGCGTTGTTCGTGAGTTGGAGCAGCTGGGTTACGTAGCGGAAGCGGAGAGCGAGGAATAA
- the LOC131431036 gene encoding alpha-tocopherol transfer protein-like isoform X2: MNKVSKSFTYAQRWIDQKDCDDFVRRSDDLFLCRFLNCCDWDVQEAFQRMAKLFKLKHEHPNWFIDRPIANYQELLNRNIKFVLDKRDKNGRRIFVSKMCNIDINVTAATDLAHLDELWCEFMLNDLKTQENGISCLIDMSGLSIKSLGYLTPSNIRVATQKMDLLPVKNMEFYVINSSMFLNAAVAILYPMLSKHIKDRVHFHYSDWDSLHAHLGKEALPAIYGGTHGKDFNYEMLIKQLLDLEEHYDSLLRFGFELKPHVDSTKYTKLFQNIDKMKSGKRKSKSKKEVELVVE, from the exons ATGAATAAGGTGTCAAAGTCATTTACATATGCTCAACGGTGGATAGATCAAAAAG ACTGTGATGACTTTGTACGTCGAAGTGATGATCTGTTTCTTTGTCGGTTCTTGAATTGCTGTGATTGGGACGTGCAGGAAGCGTTCCAGCGAATGGCTAAGCTGTTCAAACTGAAG CACGAACACCCAAATTGGTTCATCGATAGGCCGATAGCTAATTACCAAGAACTGCTGAACCGGAACATAAAATTCGTCTTGGACAAACGGGATAAAAACGGTCGGCGTATCTTTGTCAGCAAAATGTGCAATATCGATATCAATGTAACGGCTGCCACCGATTTAGCCCATCTGGATGAGTTGTGGTGCGAGTTCATGTTGAATGATTTGAAAACCCAAGAAAACGGAATTTCCTGCTTAATCGATATGAGTGGATTGTCGATCAAGAGTCTGGGTTATCTTACTCCTTCCAACATAAGAGTGGCAACGCAGAAAATGGATCTCCTACCGGTTAAAAATATGGAATTTTACGTCATCAATTCATCCATGTTCCTTAACGCTGCCGTTGCAATCCTATATCCAATGTTAAGTAAGCATATCAAAGATCGGGTTCACTTTCATTATTCGGATTGGGACTCACTACATGCTCATCTAGGAAAGGAGGCTCTTCCGGCCATATATGGTGGAACACATGGGAAGGATTTCAACTACGAGATGCTGATCAAACAGTTGTTAGATTTAGAAGAGCACTACGACAGTTTACTGAGGTTCGGTTTCGAACTCAAACCGCATGTGGACTCAACCAAATACACTAAGTTGTTTCAAAACATCGATAAGATGAAATCTGGTAAAAggaaaagtaaaagtaaaaaagAAGTTGAGCTTGTTGTTGAGTGA